From one Acidimicrobiales bacterium genomic stretch:
- a CDS encoding amidohydrolase family protein, which translates to MTDQRKIDAFAHILTAPVVDKLAEVIPAFLTTPNITHRPAISDVDVRLTMMDRYPGYQQILTLTGPPLVDWLDEPGAAEMARRSNEALAELVAARPEHFCGFAADVSLPDVDFAVAEAERAVRDLGALGVQIYTNAKGRPLDEEEFLPFFDAVAALGVPVWIHPARTAAFADYASESTSKFSLWQKFGWPYDTTVCMARLIYSGLIRRHPDLVLLTHHAGGVVPHLAGRLVLHHEDEEMRRSVGIPEDFSAEETLDSYRHFYGDTVFSGAHHPLDCALEFFGSDHLLFATDMPYGAEGGELFVRETILAVEERPDVAGALFQDNAERILGVGGAAR; encoded by the coding sequence GTGACCGACCAGAGGAAGATCGACGCCTTCGCGCACATCCTCACCGCGCCCGTCGTCGACAAGCTCGCCGAGGTGATTCCGGCCTTCCTCACGACGCCGAACATCACCCACCGCCCCGCCATCTCCGACGTCGACGTGCGCCTCACGATGATGGACCGCTACCCCGGCTACCAGCAGATCCTCACCCTCACCGGCCCACCGCTCGTCGACTGGCTGGACGAGCCAGGCGCGGCCGAGATGGCGCGCCGCAGCAACGAGGCGCTCGCCGAGCTCGTCGCGGCGCGCCCGGAGCACTTCTGCGGCTTCGCCGCCGACGTCTCGCTCCCCGACGTCGACTTCGCCGTCGCCGAGGCGGAGCGCGCCGTGCGCGACCTCGGGGCGCTCGGCGTGCAGATCTACACCAACGCGAAGGGGCGGCCCCTCGACGAGGAGGAGTTCCTCCCCTTCTTCGACGCGGTCGCCGCCCTCGGAGTGCCCGTGTGGATCCACCCGGCGCGCACGGCGGCCTTCGCCGACTACGCGAGCGAGAGCACCTCCAAGTTCTCGCTCTGGCAGAAGTTCGGCTGGCCCTACGACACGACGGTCTGCATGGCCCGCCTCATCTACTCGGGCCTCATCCGCCGCCACCCCGACCTCGTGCTCCTCACCCACCACGCCGGCGGGGTCGTCCCCCACCTCGCCGGGCGGCTGGTGCTGCACCACGAGGACGAGGAGATGCGCCGCAGCGTCGGCATCCCCGAGGACTTCAGCGCCGAGGAGACCCTCGACAGCTACCGCCACTTCTACGGCGACACCGTCTTCTCCGGGGCGCACCACCCCCTCGATTGCGCCCTCGAGTTCTTCGGCAGCGACCACCTGCTCTTCGCGACGGACATGCCCTACGGCGCCGAGGGCGGCGAGCTCTTCGTGCGCGAGACGATCCTCGCCGTCGAGGAGCGCCCCGATGTCGCTGGGGCGCTCTTCCAGGACAACGCCGAGCGGATCCTCGGCGTCGGCGGCGCGGCGCGGTGA
- a CDS encoding Rid family hydrolase, with protein MHGEYWERVFPDKANRPAYKVILADLPPGQLVQLDVFGILGATRTRFDLPGVPARDPTIRIGPMIFSSRCHGIDGATGELVTGGLEAEASQTFSNLRALVVAAGGSVGDIVELNSYGKSPAYAAPAHAVFEELFADLEPRPVHNAFVNHITARFEISTEMVAVVGAR; from the coding sequence GTGCACGGTGAGTACTGGGAGCGGGTCTTCCCCGACAAGGCCAACCGCCCGGCCTACAAGGTGATCCTCGCCGACCTGCCCCCCGGCCAGCTCGTGCAGCTCGACGTCTTCGGCATCCTCGGCGCGACCCGCACCCGCTTCGACCTGCCGGGCGTCCCGGCGCGCGACCCCACGATCCGCATCGGCCCGATGATCTTCAGCTCGCGCTGCCACGGAATCGACGGCGCCACGGGGGAGCTCGTCACGGGCGGCCTCGAGGCCGAGGCCAGCCAGACCTTCTCCAACCTGCGCGCGCTCGTCGTCGCCGCGGGTGGCTCGGTGGGCGACATCGTCGAGCTCAACTCCTACGGGAAGAGCCCCGCCTACGCGGCGCCCGCGCACGCCGTCTTTGAGGAGCTGTTCGCCGACCTCGAACCGCGGCCGGTGCACAACGCCTTCGTCAACCACATCACCGCCCGCTTCGAGATCTCGACCGAGATGGTCGCCGTGGTCGGTGCCCGGTGA